One region of Parambassis ranga chromosome 12, fParRan2.1, whole genome shotgun sequence genomic DNA includes:
- the LOC114444078 gene encoding LOW QUALITY PROTEIN: sigma non-opioid intracellular receptor 1 (The sequence of the model RefSeq protein was modified relative to this genomic sequence to represent the inferred CDS: inserted 3 bases in 2 codons; deleted 2 bases in 2 codons) — MSSGPCFRLFVFTTVTVLVVLLLRHWMATKQYVFNKEDIAKLAKQYAGQDHEQAFSKXVVELRKRYPGHILPDEDLQWVFVNAGGWMAPCVSHASSTEYLLLFGTAVDTGGHSGRYWAEISDTIISGTFRPVKEGTTKSEIYYPGDTIVHAVGEATSVQWSAGTWMVEYGRGFIPSTLGFALADTXFSTQDFLTMFYTVHVYFKALMLEAGTLLTDAGVF, encoded by the exons ATGTCg TCAGGACCTTGCTTTAGACTGTTTGTGTTCACCACGGTCACCGTCCTGGTCGTGCTACTGCTGCGGCACTGGATGGCCACAAAGCAGTATGTTTTCAACAAAGAAGACATCGCTAAATTGGCTAAACAATACGCAG GTCAGGACCATGAGCAGGCTTTTTCCA TGGTGGTAGAGCTCAGGAAAAG GTATCCTGGCCACATCCTGCCAGATGAGGACCTGCAGTGGGTATTTGTGAACGCTGGAGGCTGGATGGCTCCATGTGTCTCC CACGCTTCCTCCACAGagtacctgctgctgtttggtacAGCGGTGGACACAGGAGGACACTCAG GACGTTACTGGGCTGAGATTTCTGACACTATCATCTCTGGCACCTTCAGACCAGTGAAGGAGGGGACAACCAAGAGTGAAATATACTATCCTG GTGACACCATTGTTCACGCTGTAGGTGAGGCCACGTCGGTCCAGTGGAGCGCCGGGACTTGGATG GTGGAATACGGCAGAGGTTTCATCCCGTCCACACTGGGCTTTGCTCTAGCAGACAC TTTTAGCACCCAGGACTTCCTTACAATGTTCTACACCGTACATGTTTACTTCAAGGCTCTGATGCTGGAGGCTGGTACATTACTTACAGATGCTGGAGTTTTCTga